From one Mycolicibacterium sp. HK-90 genomic stretch:
- a CDS encoding MDR family MFS transporter has product MTSPTTTDEQPSGAALLSVRRRNLVFVAVLLGMLLASLNQTIVATALPTVVADLGGAGHQAWVVTSYLLASTVVTAVVGKVGDIIGRKAVYQTAVLCFLVGSVLSGLSGSMAMLVAARALQGIGGGAIMVTSSALIAEVIPLRDRGRYQGALGAVFGVTTVAGPLLGGFVTDHLGWRWAFWISIPVAVVVLVVAAATIPALASRAVRPVIDYAGIFWVGIGASGLTLATSLGGELSWTSPTIIGLVIGSVLALAMFVRVELKAAEPILPMRLFRNPVFTMCCVLSLIVGFAMLGALTFMPTFMQFVDGVSPSESGLRTMPMVIGLLITSTVSGSLVGRTGRYKIYPVAGTAIMLVGFVLLSRMNAATPIPLQSLYLLILGAGIGMCMQVLVLIVQNTSDFADLGVATSGVTFFRTIGSSFGAAIFGSLFVGFLADRLPGALAAGGAPPVAGDSPKALHELPAEAAAPIVNAYAEALDLVFLCAAPVALVGLIVALFLKEVPLLEAEATLAADLGEGFGMPSSESADQVLENVVSRLMRSSPEIRLRTVAGGPGCELDVAGLWALLKIYRHGQIFGSARLTEIADRLVVPFEVLEPTFNRLVQDGYVLRTGDNLWLTQSGRRQVDGVSAALVGRIVDKLAESPSFEGRPDRAQVEAALERIAHRVVVQRDWGDDDRAGELTGSGTKN; this is encoded by the coding sequence ATGACGAGCCCGACAACAACCGACGAGCAGCCGTCCGGCGCCGCGCTGCTGAGCGTGCGCCGGCGCAACCTGGTGTTCGTCGCGGTACTGCTCGGCATGCTGCTGGCCTCGCTCAACCAGACCATCGTCGCCACCGCACTGCCCACCGTCGTGGCCGACCTGGGCGGTGCCGGTCACCAGGCGTGGGTGGTGACCAGCTACCTGCTCGCCTCGACCGTCGTCACCGCCGTCGTCGGCAAGGTCGGCGACATCATCGGCCGGAAAGCCGTGTACCAGACCGCGGTTCTGTGTTTTCTGGTCGGATCCGTGCTCAGCGGCCTGTCCGGGTCGATGGCCATGCTGGTGGCAGCGCGGGCCCTGCAGGGAATCGGCGGCGGCGCGATCATGGTGACCTCGTCCGCGCTGATCGCCGAGGTCATCCCGTTGCGGGACCGCGGGCGCTATCAGGGTGCGCTCGGAGCGGTGTTCGGCGTCACCACCGTCGCCGGACCACTACTGGGCGGCTTCGTCACCGATCACCTCGGTTGGCGATGGGCGTTCTGGATCAGCATCCCCGTCGCCGTCGTCGTCCTGGTGGTCGCCGCGGCCACCATCCCCGCGCTCGCGTCTCGGGCCGTCCGCCCGGTGATCGACTACGCCGGGATCTTCTGGGTCGGGATCGGGGCGTCGGGTCTCACGCTGGCCACCAGCCTCGGCGGCGAGCTGTCCTGGACGTCACCGACCATCATCGGACTCGTGATCGGGTCGGTCCTGGCCCTGGCGATGTTCGTCCGGGTGGAACTGAAGGCGGCCGAACCGATTCTGCCGATGCGGCTGTTCCGGAATCCGGTCTTCACCATGTGTTGCGTGCTGTCACTGATCGTCGGCTTCGCCATGCTCGGGGCACTGACGTTCATGCCCACCTTCATGCAGTTCGTCGACGGCGTCTCGCCCTCGGAATCGGGATTGCGGACCATGCCGATGGTCATCGGCCTGTTGATCACGTCGACCGTCAGCGGCAGTCTGGTCGGCCGCACCGGCCGCTACAAGATCTACCCGGTGGCCGGCACGGCGATCATGCTCGTGGGCTTCGTGCTGTTGTCCCGGATGAATGCCGCGACCCCGATTCCGCTGCAGTCGCTGTACCTTCTGATCCTCGGCGCCGGTATCGGCATGTGCATGCAGGTGCTGGTGCTCATCGTGCAGAACACGTCGGACTTCGCCGATCTGGGTGTCGCCACGTCGGGGGTGACGTTCTTCCGGACCATCGGCAGTTCGTTCGGCGCCGCGATCTTCGGCTCGTTGTTCGTCGGCTTCCTGGCCGACCGACTGCCCGGTGCGCTCGCGGCCGGCGGCGCTCCGCCCGTCGCGGGGGATTCGCCCAAGGCTCTGCACGAACTGCCGGCCGAGGCCGCCGCGCCCATCGTCAACGCGTATGCCGAGGCGCTGGACCTGGTGTTCCTGTGCGCCGCGCCGGTGGCACTGGTCGGCCTGATCGTGGCGCTGTTCCTCAAGGAGGTGCCGTTGCTCGAGGCCGAGGCCACGCTGGCAGCCGACCTCGGCGAAGGCTTCGGCATGCCGAGCTCGGAGTCGGCGGACCAGGTTCTGGAGAACGTGGTCAGCCGGTTGATGCGGAGTTCGCCGGAGATCCGGCTGCGCACGGTGGCCGGCGGGCCCGGGTGCGAGCTGGATGTCGCCGGGTTGTGGGCGCTGCTCAAGATCTACCGCCACGGTCAGATATTCGGCTCCGCCCGGCTGACCGAGATCGCCGACCGGCTCGTGGTGCCGTTCGAGGTGCTCGAGCCGACCTTCAACCGGTTGGTGCAGGACGGCTATGTGTTGCGCACCGGCGACAATCTCTGGCTCACCCAGAGTGGGCGGCGCCAGGTGGACGGGGTATCGGCCGCGCTGGTCGGGCGGATCGTCGACAAACTCGCCGAATCACCCTCCTTCGAGGGCCGCCCGGACCGCGCGCAGGTGGAGGCCGCCTTGGAGCGGATCGCCCACCGGGTGGTGGTGCAGCGGGACTGGGGCGACGACGACCGCGCCGGGGAGCTGACGGGCTCGGGAACCAAAAACTAG
- a CDS encoding bacterioferritin-associated ferredoxin: protein MFVCLCTGATSQVVNEIVASGATTSKEVAEACGAGADCGRCRRTIRAIIAAHQAAEGCPSQYNGCPSRATR from the coding sequence ATGTTCGTCTGCCTGTGTACCGGCGCGACCAGTCAGGTCGTCAACGAGATCGTGGCGTCCGGCGCCACCACCTCGAAGGAAGTGGCCGAGGCCTGCGGTGCCGGCGCCGACTGCGGGCGATGCCGGCGCACCATCCGCGCCATCATCGCCGCCCACCAGGCGGCCGAGGGGTGTCCCTCGCAGTACAACGGCTGCCCGTCCCGGGCCACCCGCTAG
- a CDS encoding PaaI family thioesterase, with the protein MPGYTHVEGLSSADVQRLRSVWEPLAGSVRALIDAAIRSEVDADEVAAVRAQIDDATTRLRASQIDGPFGVRFTSDGDRMPWGNPAIGIRNPIAPPLVIVKDATGAVRTDFHLGAPYEGPPGHVHGGMVAMVLDHVLGEVAASDSDRPRFTGTLTIRYLRATPLGDLHAEGRITRTDGIKAFASGHVSDADGITAEAEGVFILPKWARG; encoded by the coding sequence ATGCCGGGTTACACCCATGTCGAGGGTCTCAGTTCCGCAGATGTGCAGCGGCTGCGGTCGGTGTGGGAGCCGTTGGCCGGTTCGGTGCGGGCCCTGATCGACGCTGCCATTCGATCGGAGGTCGACGCCGACGAAGTCGCCGCGGTGCGGGCTCAGATCGACGACGCGACCACGCGGTTGCGGGCCAGCCAGATCGACGGTCCGTTCGGCGTCCGGTTCACCTCCGACGGCGACCGAATGCCGTGGGGCAACCCCGCAATCGGAATTCGCAACCCGATCGCGCCACCGTTGGTGATCGTCAAGGACGCGACCGGGGCGGTGCGCACCGATTTTCACCTGGGGGCGCCCTACGAGGGGCCGCCCGGTCACGTGCACGGCGGGATGGTCGCCATGGTGCTCGATCACGTGCTGGGCGAGGTGGCCGCCAGCGACTCGGACCGGCCGCGCTTCACCGGCACCCTTACCATCCGCTACCTGCGGGCCACCCCGCTCGGCGATCTGCACGCCGAGGGGCGGATCACCCGCACCGACGGGATCAAAGCCTTTGCCTCCGGCCATGTTTCAGATGCCGACGGGATCACCGCCGAGGCCGAGGGGGTTTTCATCCTGCCGAAGTGGGCGCGCGGCTGA
- the bfr gene encoding bacterioferritin encodes MQGDADVLKLLNEQLTSELTAINQYFLHSKMQDNWGFTELAAHTRAESFEEMRHAETITDRILLLDGLPNYQRLFSLRVGQTLREQFEADLAIEYEVVARLKPGIIMCREKQDATSAGILETILADEEGHIDYLETQLELMDKLGDALYAAQCVSRPPQ; translated from the coding sequence ATGCAAGGCGACGCGGACGTTTTGAAATTGCTCAACGAGCAATTGACGAGCGAACTCACTGCAATTAACCAATATTTCCTGCATTCGAAAATGCAGGACAATTGGGGATTTACCGAACTGGCTGCACACACGCGCGCCGAATCGTTCGAGGAGATGCGGCACGCGGAGACCATCACCGACCGAATCCTGCTGCTGGACGGTCTGCCCAACTATCAGCGGTTGTTTTCGCTGCGCGTCGGGCAGACCCTTCGGGAACAGTTCGAGGCCGATCTGGCGATCGAGTACGAGGTGGTCGCCCGGCTCAAGCCGGGGATCATCATGTGCCGGGAGAAGCAGGACGCCACCTCGGCGGGCATCCTGGAGACCATCCTGGCCGACGAGGAAGGACACATCGACTATCTGGAAACCCAGTTGGAGCTGATGGACAAGCTGGGCGACGCGCTCTACGCCGCGCAGTGCGTGTCCCGCCCTCCGCAGTAG
- a CDS encoding FUSC family protein, translated as MHTGGQAADALRLSTPDAGAVARSLIGVLAVTAVALAWGSGATAMWTLGGGVIAGAIALQRSPGGRIPLVVTGSIELAIAVLLGGLTGGHSPVFIAAVAAWCFAAGMQWSLGANAGLVASAASALLVLAPPVGPTVGQLLLAPTLVVVAGVVQAVLIAVWPPRRWRAQREGLTRAYQSLATDARNVAADSAADVDDAPLTWLREVFANSQVSQRPRAYHGGYRLPERLAGTLASLRSTADRDSSADGTEATDTGVARLLTAAAVLLDAIADHGHTARRDAEHALVRVQTATAAVTGPEAALAQRFCEQLREAAALRFGQLHRPDLIGSLASAPAVVRSHLTWTSPILRHAIRLSVTTALAAAAARYGGLEHAYWMPLAVVVVLRPETAHTYTRCAGRMAGLALGIIVASLITLMWQPGPIGSAVCAVLFVGLAYAVSQFGYLAVGVAVGTIVVFAVGVSATEPWSGNADRLFAVMIGGALAVMAHVALPDHALIRLRQRAGELLMTEIDYAALVIKAFVHEVDHPAEILSAAWQRAFRARAAFEAAWGATSLEPPVLRRWLRSYRTALNSVTSACTTLENSLPTHPSSALDGEFIAAVDDYVEALRGAPPSPAVPWSLDTAELSTALRRVHNVASTLAADNGAARILIGELTTITRSLEEIAIDRVAPAGDTH; from the coding sequence GTGCACACGGGTGGACAGGCAGCCGACGCACTTCGGCTGAGTACCCCCGACGCCGGTGCCGTGGCCCGCAGCCTGATCGGCGTCCTGGCGGTGACTGCGGTCGCGCTGGCGTGGGGTTCCGGCGCGACGGCGATGTGGACGCTCGGCGGAGGCGTCATCGCCGGCGCCATCGCCCTGCAGCGCAGCCCCGGCGGCCGGATTCCGCTGGTGGTGACCGGATCGATCGAACTTGCCATCGCGGTGCTGCTCGGTGGGCTCACCGGCGGGCACAGCCCGGTGTTCATCGCGGCGGTCGCGGCGTGGTGCTTCGCCGCCGGGATGCAGTGGTCCCTCGGCGCCAACGCCGGCCTGGTCGCCTCGGCGGCCAGTGCACTGCTGGTGCTGGCGCCTCCGGTCGGCCCGACGGTGGGCCAATTGCTGTTGGCGCCAACCCTGGTCGTGGTCGCGGGCGTGGTGCAGGCGGTGCTCATCGCCGTCTGGCCGCCGCGGCGCTGGCGCGCCCAGCGCGAGGGACTGACCCGCGCCTACCAGTCGCTGGCCACCGATGCCCGCAACGTGGCGGCCGACAGCGCCGCCGACGTCGACGACGCGCCGCTCACCTGGTTGCGTGAGGTGTTCGCCAACAGCCAGGTGAGCCAGCGGCCCCGGGCCTACCACGGCGGGTACCGGCTGCCGGAACGCCTCGCCGGTACCCTCGCCTCGCTGCGCTCCACCGCCGACCGTGACAGTTCGGCCGACGGCACGGAGGCGACCGACACCGGGGTGGCGCGGCTACTGACCGCCGCGGCGGTGCTGCTCGACGCGATCGCCGACCACGGCCACACCGCACGGCGCGACGCCGAGCACGCCCTGGTCCGGGTGCAGACCGCCACCGCCGCCGTCACCGGCCCCGAAGCTGCCCTGGCACAACGCTTCTGCGAACAACTCCGCGAGGCTGCCGCATTGCGGTTCGGCCAGCTGCACCGGCCCGACCTGATCGGTTCGCTGGCGTCGGCTCCCGCCGTGGTCCGGTCACACCTGACCTGGACCTCGCCGATCCTGCGGCATGCCATCCGGCTGTCGGTGACGACGGCCCTGGCGGCCGCCGCGGCCCGCTACGGCGGGCTCGAACACGCCTACTGGATGCCGTTGGCGGTCGTCGTGGTCCTGCGGCCGGAAACGGCGCACACCTATACCCGTTGCGCCGGGCGGATGGCCGGTCTGGCCCTCGGCATCATCGTCGCCTCCCTGATCACCTTGATGTGGCAGCCCGGCCCGATCGGCTCGGCGGTGTGTGCCGTGCTGTTCGTCGGCCTGGCCTATGCGGTATCGCAGTTCGGTTATCTCGCGGTCGGCGTGGCCGTGGGCACGATCGTGGTGTTCGCCGTCGGAGTCAGCGCGACCGAGCCGTGGTCGGGCAACGCCGACCGGCTGTTCGCCGTGATGATCGGTGGTGCGCTGGCCGTGATGGCCCACGTCGCGCTGCCCGACCACGCCCTGATCCGGTTGCGCCAGCGCGCCGGGGAACTGCTGATGACCGAGATAGACTACGCCGCGCTCGTCATCAAGGCGTTCGTCCACGAGGTCGACCACCCGGCCGAGATCCTCTCGGCCGCCTGGCAACGCGCGTTCCGCGCCCGGGCGGCGTTCGAGGCCGCCTGGGGTGCCACCAGCCTCGAGCCACCGGTCCTGCGGCGGTGGCTGCGGTCCTACCGGACCGCGCTCAACTCGGTCACCAGCGCCTGCACCACCCTGGAGAACAGCCTGCCGACGCACCCGTCTTCGGCCCTGGACGGCGAGTTCATCGCCGCGGTGGACGATTACGTGGAGGCGCTGCGCGGGGCACCACCGAGCCCCGCGGTGCCGTGGAGCCTGGACACCGCCGAACTCTCGACGGCACTGCGGCGCGTACACAACGTGGCATCGACGCTGGCCGCCGACAACGGCGCGGCCCGCATCCTGATCGGCGAGCTGACCACGATCACCCGCAGCCTGGAGGAGATCGCCATCGATCGCGTGGCGCCGGCGGGCGACACGCACTGA
- a CDS encoding tetratricopeptide repeat protein yields the protein MFCVPLSSYPESGSATTVGAVTDPAQTEPYYRLGTYHRPTDTPSPPAQTWFDRGMVWAYAFNHEEAIRCFERALELDPDFALARWGIAYAVGPNYNKAWDAFDPTDLRTSLHRARTELERAATGRADALDRELISALHKRFPTADPDDSDTLTAGHAAYADAMTALAAAHPEDIDVQTLAADALLNVTAWALWDGRTGEPAPGSRVLEAKRILDAALATDAGRQHPGVLHLYIHAMEMSTTPQAALPAADLLRGLVPDAGHLQHMASHIDVLCGDYRNSVTANLAAVHADRKFVAREGALNFYSLYRAHDLHFVVYSAMFEGSSQIALDAADELAAQLTPEVLSVASPPMADWLEAFVPLRVHVLVRFGRWDDLLAEPLPADPDLYCTTTATIHYGRGVAYAAKGQLAQARAERDKFQAAYRRIPDTRYLFNNTSLDILAIAEQMLAGEIAYREGDHETAFEYLRRAIDLDDALPYDEPWGWMQPTRHAYGALLLEQGRVEEAAHVYAADLGLDPTLSRSSHHPNNVWSLHGYHECLRRLGRDAEATIIGQQLELALARADVAVRASCACRLEVASPCCE from the coding sequence ATGTTCTGTGTGCCGCTGTCGAGCTACCCCGAGTCCGGTTCAGCCACTACCGTCGGAGCCGTGACGGATCCCGCGCAGACCGAACCGTACTACCGGCTCGGGACCTACCACCGGCCGACGGACACGCCGTCGCCCCCGGCGCAGACCTGGTTCGACCGCGGCATGGTCTGGGCATACGCCTTCAACCACGAGGAGGCGATCCGCTGTTTCGAACGCGCCCTGGAGCTCGACCCCGATTTCGCGCTCGCCCGCTGGGGCATCGCCTACGCGGTCGGGCCGAACTACAACAAGGCCTGGGACGCGTTCGACCCCACCGACCTGCGCACGTCGCTGCACCGGGCCAGGACTGAACTCGAGCGCGCAGCCACCGGACGCGCCGATGCGCTGGACCGCGAGCTGATCTCGGCTCTGCACAAGCGCTTTCCCACCGCCGATCCCGACGACAGCGATACCCTCACCGCCGGCCACGCCGCCTATGCGGACGCGATGACGGCATTGGCCGCGGCCCATCCCGAGGACATCGACGTGCAGACCCTGGCCGCGGACGCCCTGCTGAACGTGACCGCGTGGGCACTGTGGGACGGCCGCACCGGTGAGCCCGCTCCGGGATCCCGTGTGCTGGAGGCGAAACGCATCCTCGACGCGGCGCTGGCCACCGATGCCGGGCGGCAGCACCCCGGGGTGCTGCACCTGTACATCCACGCGATGGAGATGTCGACGACACCCCAGGCTGCGCTGCCCGCGGCCGACCTGTTGCGGGGGTTGGTGCCCGACGCCGGACACCTGCAACACATGGCCAGCCACATCGACGTGCTGTGCGGCGACTACCGCAACTCCGTGACCGCCAATCTCGCGGCGGTGCACGCCGACCGGAAGTTCGTCGCCCGCGAGGGGGCACTGAACTTCTACTCGCTCTACCGGGCACACGACCTGCACTTCGTGGTGTACTCCGCGATGTTCGAGGGCAGTTCGCAGATCGCGTTGGACGCGGCCGACGAACTCGCCGCTCAGCTCACCCCCGAGGTGCTCTCGGTCGCCTCACCGCCGATGGCGGACTGGCTGGAGGCCTTCGTCCCGTTGCGCGTGCACGTGCTGGTGCGTTTCGGCCGCTGGGACGATCTGCTCGCCGAACCGCTGCCCGCCGATCCCGACCTGTACTGCACCACCACCGCGACGATCCACTACGGCCGTGGCGTCGCCTACGCGGCCAAGGGGCAGCTCGCACAGGCGCGCGCCGAGCGGGACAAGTTCCAGGCGGCCTACCGCCGCATCCCCGACACCCGCTACCTGTTCAACAACACCAGCCTGGACATCCTGGCGATCGCCGAACAGATGCTCGCAGGTGAGATCGCCTATCGGGAGGGCGATCACGAGACCGCCTTCGAGTATCTGCGGCGGGCCATCGACCTCGACGACGCCCTGCCCTACGACGAGCCGTGGGGATGGATGCAGCCGACGCGGCACGCCTACGGTGCGCTGTTGCTCGAACAGGGCCGTGTCGAGGAGGCCGCCCACGTGTACGCGGCGGATCTGGGGCTGGACCCGACCCTGAGCCGGTCCAGCCATCACCCGAACAACGTGTGGAGTCTGCACGGGTATCACGAGTGCCTGCGCCGCCTGGGCCGCGACGCCGAGGCCACCATCATCGGCCAGCAGCTGGAGTTGGCGCTGGCGCGAGCCGACGTCGCGGTGCGCGCGTCCTGCGCCTGCCGCCTGGAGGTGGCGAGCCCGTGTTGCGAGTGA
- a CDS encoding fatty-acid--CoA ligase, which yields MSEYDLHSLILSCDFRVDDVEEMWKWMKKHRSGLLSIGAHHVVLYKSIWEPGRVLVTIGIRHARSIRDVLRSPAIFEWFDISGVEDIPPIFGGEVVEKIDLTEPSPQGHVAGVIVGAVATVDDVPTLMRKVHDGLDRFEQGGIRKIWVYQALDDGQEVMILQEVSDEVSARQWIDHPDAAAEWMTTAGFGAYPSLFVGKLAHIMHVDEQDD from the coding sequence ATGAGTGAGTACGATTTACACTCGCTCATTCTGTCCTGCGATTTCCGCGTCGACGACGTCGAAGAGATGTGGAAATGGATGAAGAAACACCGTTCCGGCCTGTTGTCGATAGGCGCCCATCACGTGGTGCTTTACAAATCCATTTGGGAACCCGGCCGGGTATTGGTGACAATCGGGATCAGGCACGCTCGATCCATTCGGGACGTGCTGCGGTCGCCGGCGATCTTCGAATGGTTCGATATTTCCGGGGTCGAAGATATTCCGCCGATATTCGGCGGTGAAGTGGTGGAAAAGATCGACCTGACCGAACCGTCGCCGCAGGGACACGTGGCCGGTGTGATCGTCGGCGCGGTGGCCACCGTCGACGATGTGCCCACGCTGATGCGCAAGGTGCACGACGGCCTCGACCGCTTCGAGCAGGGCGGCATCCGCAAGATCTGGGTGTACCAGGCGCTCGACGACGGCCAGGAAGTCATGATCCTGCAGGAGGTCTCCGACGAGGTCAGCGCCCGGCAGTGGATCGACCACCCGGACGCGGCCGCCGAATGGATGACCACGGCCGGTTTCGGCGCGTATCCGAGCCTGTTCGTCGGCAAGTTGGCCCACATCATGCACGTCGACGAGCAGGACGACTGA
- a CDS encoding enoyl-CoA hydratase/isomerase family protein yields the protein MTLLIEDDNRVRTLTLNRPDALNAFNEALYDETTRALRAAADDPDVAVVLLTGAGRAFSAGNDLVEMQSRIANPEFTPGEHGFYGMLEALADFPKPLICAVNGVGVGIGTTILGFADLAFMSSSARLKCPFTSLGVAPEAASSYLMPRLLGRQNAAWLLMSSEWVDAAEAREMGLVWKVCEPDTLLSEARRYAETLAAKPISSLTAVKQTMVAPVRDAIAAAVEREKALFVELVGAAANVDALAQFADRKS from the coding sequence ATGACCCTGCTGATCGAGGACGACAATCGGGTTCGCACCCTGACCCTGAACCGGCCGGATGCGCTCAACGCGTTCAACGAGGCGCTGTATGACGAGACGACCCGGGCGCTGCGCGCCGCGGCCGACGATCCCGATGTGGCGGTGGTGCTGCTGACCGGGGCCGGCCGGGCGTTCAGCGCGGGCAACGACCTCGTCGAGATGCAGAGCCGCATCGCCAACCCGGAATTCACGCCGGGGGAGCACGGGTTCTACGGGATGCTCGAGGCGCTCGCCGATTTCCCGAAGCCGTTGATCTGTGCGGTCAACGGTGTCGGCGTGGGCATCGGCACCACGATCCTGGGGTTCGCCGATCTGGCCTTCATGTCGTCCTCGGCCCGGTTGAAGTGTCCGTTCACCAGCCTGGGCGTGGCGCCCGAGGCGGCCTCGTCATATCTGATGCCGCGGTTGCTCGGCAGGCAGAATGCCGCCTGGTTGCTGATGTCCTCGGAGTGGGTGGACGCGGCCGAGGCCCGCGAGATGGGCCTGGTGTGGAAGGTGTGCGAGCCCGACACCCTGTTGTCCGAGGCCCGGCGGTACGCCGAAACCCTGGCCGCCAAGCCGATTTCGAGCCTCACGGCCGTCAAGCAGACCATGGTGGCGCCGGTCCGAGACGCGATCGCCGCGGCGGTCGAGCGGGAGAAGGCGTTGTTCGTCGAACTGGTGGGCGCGGCGGCCAACGTCGATGCGCTGGCTCAGTTCGCCGACCGCAAGAGCTAG
- a CDS encoding carboxymuconolactone decarboxylase family protein, giving the protein MSRIGEFPDDDVAGWILKSPDIGTAMANFTNAVYTKGRLPLRVRELARMVIALDNECMVCQNTRDADGAAAGVDEDLYDHAAEWQSWPGYSAQERIAAEFAHRFATDHTGLRDDEDFWERAGAQFDAELLTDLALSCAMWLGMGRMLRTLDIGQTCKITL; this is encoded by the coding sequence ATGAGCCGAATCGGAGAATTCCCCGACGACGACGTGGCCGGCTGGATCCTGAAGTCTCCCGACATCGGCACCGCGATGGCCAACTTCACCAACGCGGTGTACACCAAGGGGCGGCTGCCGCTGCGGGTGCGGGAGCTCGCGCGGATGGTGATCGCCCTCGACAACGAATGCATGGTGTGCCAGAACACGCGTGACGCCGACGGCGCGGCCGCAGGGGTGGACGAGGACCTCTACGACCACGCCGCCGAGTGGCAGAGCTGGCCGGGCTACAGCGCGCAGGAGCGGATCGCCGCCGAGTTCGCCCACCGGTTCGCCACCGATCACACCGGACTGCGCGACGACGAGGATTTCTGGGAGCGGGCCGGCGCGCAGTTCGACGCCGAGTTGCTCACGGATCTGGCGCTGTCGTGTGCGATGTGGCTCGGCATGGGGCGCATGCTGCGCACGCTCGACATCGGGCAAACCTGCAAGATCACGCTGTAG
- a CDS encoding EthD domain-containing protein, protein MEKVIVLLRAAHSDEHWCQQMRTRVTDRLLALGLPGLTVNVRDDAVRDSLMTLTTLDPPVVAVVSIWARQYYGEQVREALEVLGAECDSIAAYLVTESVPMPAPVTGVGERAAGLANIALLRRPAELDRATWLHRWHLDHTSVAIETQDTFGYTQNTVVRALTPDAPAVDGIVEELFRQEAVSDLHVFFGAADDDDLADRMRRMVASTDAFGASSNVDTVPTSRYVYASPFADPGGDSGTCSS, encoded by the coding sequence GTGGAGAAAGTCATCGTCCTGCTGCGTGCCGCACATTCGGATGAGCATTGGTGCCAACAGATGCGCACCCGGGTCACCGATCGTCTGCTGGCGCTCGGGCTGCCGGGTCTGACCGTCAACGTTCGCGACGACGCGGTGCGCGACTCGCTGATGACGCTGACGACGCTGGACCCGCCGGTGGTGGCGGTGGTCAGCATCTGGGCTCGGCAGTACTACGGCGAGCAGGTTCGCGAGGCATTGGAAGTGCTTGGTGCCGAATGTGATTCGATCGCCGCGTACCTGGTGACCGAATCGGTTCCGATGCCGGCTCCGGTGACCGGGGTGGGCGAGCGGGCGGCCGGTCTGGCCAACATCGCGTTGCTGCGCCGGCCGGCCGAGCTGGATCGGGCGACCTGGTTGCACCGCTGGCATCTCGACCACACCTCGGTGGCCATCGAAACGCAGGACACCTTCGGCTACACCCAGAACACGGTGGTCCGCGCGCTCACCCCGGATGCTCCGGCGGTCGACGGCATCGTGGAGGAGTTGTTCCGGCAGGAGGCGGTGTCGGATCTGCACGTGTTCTTCGGCGCGGCCGACGACGACGATCTGGCCGACCGCATGCGCCGGATGGTGGCCAGCACGGACGCGTTCGGCGCGAGCAGCAACGTCGACACCGTGCCGACCAGTCGTTACGTCTACGCCAGCCCGTTCGCCGACCCGGGCGGCGATAGTGGAACGTGTTCTAGTTAG
- a CDS encoding nucleoside deaminase: protein MAITESDLDQLRKCVELAREALDDGDEPFGSILVDATGTTVFTDRNRVKDGDATQHPEFAIARWAVEHLNPQDRAGATVYTSGEHCPMCSAAHAWVGLGRIVYATSSAQLSGWLAEWNVPAAPVAPLPITTVAPGVEVDGPAPELAETMKGLYAAKFRAG from the coding sequence GTGGCAATCACCGAGAGCGACCTCGATCAGCTGCGCAAATGCGTGGAGTTGGCCCGCGAAGCCCTCGATGACGGCGACGAGCCGTTCGGATCGATCCTGGTCGACGCGACCGGGACGACGGTGTTCACCGACCGCAACCGGGTCAAGGACGGCGACGCCACCCAGCATCCCGAATTCGCCATCGCCCGTTGGGCAGTGGAGCACCTGAACCCGCAGGACCGGGCCGGCGCCACGGTCTACACCTCCGGTGAGCACTGCCCGATGTGTTCGGCCGCGCACGCCTGGGTGGGCTTGGGCCGCATCGTCTACGCCACGTCCTCGGCGCAGCTGAGCGGCTGGCTCGCCGAATGGAATGTCCCGGCGGCGCCGGTCGCACCGCTGCCGATCACGACGGTTGCCCCGGGGGTGGAGGTGGACGGCCCGGCTCCGGAACTGGCCGAGACCATGAAGGGCCTGTACGCGGCGAAGTTTCGTGCCGGCTGA